In Janibacter alkaliphilus, the following proteins share a genomic window:
- a CDS encoding cation:proton antiporter: MLPSLGPNLPLAAASSGDGPSLPVYLALVLALAVACQWAAWALRIPSLLLLLIVGFGLGQWVTADDVLGTDALFSVTTIAVGIILFEGSLSLRLRELRGISGPVVRLCSSVVVLAWALLTAAGLVVGIDWRLALLLGAILAVTGPTVINPDPAADAPHPTGVLAAALGGHRGRPDRGHPRGARLPGDRRRPRG; this comes from the coding sequence GTGCTGCCGAGCCTCGGCCCGAACCTGCCGCTGGCCGCCGCGAGCAGCGGGGACGGCCCCTCGCTGCCGGTCTACCTGGCGCTCGTGCTCGCGCTGGCCGTGGCCTGCCAGTGGGCCGCCTGGGCGCTGCGGATCCCCTCGCTGCTGCTGCTCCTGATCGTCGGCTTCGGGCTCGGCCAGTGGGTGACCGCCGACGACGTGCTCGGCACCGACGCGCTCTTCTCGGTGACGACGATCGCGGTGGGGATCATCCTCTTCGAGGGCAGCCTGTCGCTGCGGCTGCGCGAGCTGCGCGGGATCTCCGGGCCGGTGGTCCGGCTGTGCTCGAGCGTGGTGGTGCTCGCCTGGGCTCTGCTCACCGCGGCGGGTCTCGTCGTCGGCATCGACTGGCGGCTGGCGCTGCTGCTCGGCGCGATCCTCGCCGTCACCGGGCCGACCGTCATCAACCCCGATCCTGCGGCAGATGCGCCCCACCCGACGGGTGTCCTCGCTGCTGCGCTGGGAGGGCATCGTGGTCGACCCGATCGGGGCCATCCTCGCGGTGCTCGTCTTCCAGGCGATCGTCGCCGGCCGCGAGGGTGA
- a CDS encoding sodium:proton antiporter, translated as MRPTRRVSSLLRWEGIVVDPIGAILAVLVFQAIVAGREGDPALAIAGTLGITLLVALALSVPVALALGFAVRRHWVPDYLQGVLFLAVAVATLVASNAVASESGLLTVTVLGIVLANQPGLELHHVREFKEHLQVLLVGVLFVLLAGRVSLDAALDVAPQALAFVALAILLVRPVSIGLDLLGTSATRQERTLLACMAPRGIVAAAVVSIFALELGHGAEAVREEAATATDPAEAAELTDRADALAALGTEAEGLVPLVFILIVVTVAVYGLGIGRLAERLGLASTSPQEVLFAGADRWVVEAAEQLERLEVPTMIVHDRYPELTPARMAGIRTVTTNIVSEFAVEDLELGGLGHFVGATAVDSTNSTAAREFAHIFGRTGAWQLRRDDDPEGEGSHRRQPAAHLVARYPFAPAPTREEMLARSREGMTVRRTTLTREYSLERFRELHPDAVLLFTHSEGRLSVVTEDSSVPGPARC; from the coding sequence ATGCGCCCCACCCGACGGGTGTCCTCGCTGCTGCGCTGGGAGGGCATCGTGGTCGACCCGATCGGGGCCATCCTCGCGGTGCTCGTCTTCCAGGCGATCGTCGCCGGCCGCGAGGGTGACCCGGCGCTGGCCATCGCCGGGACCCTGGGGATCACCCTGCTCGTCGCGCTGGCGCTGTCCGTGCCGGTGGCGCTCGCGCTGGGTTTCGCGGTGCGCCGGCACTGGGTGCCGGACTATCTGCAGGGGGTGCTGTTCCTCGCCGTGGCGGTCGCCACGCTGGTCGCCTCGAACGCCGTCGCCAGCGAGTCCGGGCTGCTCACCGTCACCGTCCTCGGCATCGTGCTGGCCAACCAGCCCGGGCTGGAGCTGCACCACGTCCGCGAGTTCAAGGAGCACCTGCAGGTGCTGCTCGTCGGCGTGCTCTTCGTGCTGCTCGCCGGCCGGGTGAGCCTGGACGCGGCCCTCGACGTCGCCCCGCAGGCGCTCGCCTTCGTCGCGCTGGCGATCCTGCTGGTCCGGCCGGTGAGCATCGGCCTGGACCTGCTCGGGACGTCCGCCACCCGCCAGGAGCGCACCCTGCTGGCCTGCATGGCTCCTCGGGGCATCGTCGCCGCCGCGGTGGTGAGCATCTTCGCCCTCGAGCTCGGTCACGGGGCGGAGGCGGTGCGCGAGGAGGCGGCCACGGCCACCGACCCGGCGGAGGCCGCCGAGCTGACCGACCGCGCCGACGCCCTGGCCGCGCTGGGCACCGAGGCCGAGGGGCTGGTGCCGCTGGTCTTCATCCTCATCGTCGTCACCGTCGCCGTCTACGGGCTCGGCATCGGTCGGCTGGCCGAGCGCCTCGGGCTGGCCAGCACCTCGCCGCAGGAGGTGCTCTTCGCCGGGGCCGACCGCTGGGTCGTCGAGGCGGCCGAGCAGCTGGAGCGGCTGGAGGTGCCGACGATGATCGTGCACGACCGCTACCCCGAGCTCACCCCCGCCCGGATGGCCGGGATCCGCACCGTGACGACGAACATCGTCAGCGAGTTCGCCGTCGAGGATCTCGAGCTCGGCGGGCTGGGCCACTTCGTCGGCGCCACCGCGGTGGACTCGACCAACTCCACCGCCGCCCGGGAGTTCGCCCACATCTTCGGCCGGACCGGCGCCTGGCAGCTGCGCCGGGACGACGACCCGGAGGGCGAAGGGAGCCACCGTCGCCAGCCCGCCGCGCACCTCGTGGCGCGCTACCCCTTCGCCCCGGCGCCGACCCGGGAGGAGATGCTCGCCCGCAGCCGGGAGGGGATGACGGTGCGGCGGACGACGCTGACCCGGGAGTACTCGCTGGAGCGCTTCCGCGAGCTGCACCCTGACGCGGTGCTGCTCTTCACCCACAGCGAGGGGCGGCTGAGCGTCGTCACCGAGGACTCGTCGGTGCCGGGCCCTGCACGGTGCTGA
- a CDS encoding aldehyde dehydrogenase family protein: MSSRTAHFINGQWREATGTETLTVTNASDGSVLATVPAGTAEEVDLAVQAARAAFPGWAALDVSERVGYLKLAAEELSRRQNEIATIVAQEMGMPYATSNVVQVGLPLMSLSATAEIALGYPFERQVFNSLVIKKPIGVVASITPWNYPLHQIVAKVAPALAAGNTVVAKLSEVAPINAYALFSAAPAFRASRGGAAGRLRAD, encoded by the coding sequence ATGAGCTCGCGCACCGCACACTTCATCAACGGTCAGTGGCGTGAGGCCACCGGCACCGAGACCCTCACGGTCACCAACGCCAGCGACGGGTCCGTCCTGGCCACCGTCCCGGCCGGCACCGCCGAGGAGGTCGACCTCGCCGTGCAGGCCGCCCGGGCCGCCTTCCCCGGCTGGGCCGCCCTCGACGTCAGCGAGCGGGTCGGCTACCTCAAGCTCGCCGCCGAGGAGCTGAGCCGGCGACAGAACGAGATCGCCACCATCGTCGCCCAGGAGATGGGCATGCCCTACGCGACGAGCAACGTCGTCCAGGTGGGGCTGCCGCTGATGTCGCTGTCGGCCACCGCGGAGATCGCGCTGGGCTACCCCTTCGAGCGGCAGGTCTTCAACTCGCTGGTCATCAAGAAGCCCATCGGCGTCGTCGCCTCGATCACCCCGTGGAACTACCCGCTGCACCAGATCGTCGCCAAGGTCGCGCCGGCGCTCGCCGCGGGCAACACCGTCGTCGCCAAGCTCAGCGAGGTCGCCCCGATCAACGCCTACGCGCTTTTCTCGGCCGCACCAGCTTTTCGAGCATCACGTGGCGGTGCTGCTGGACGCCTTCGGGCTGACTGA
- a CDS encoding AMP-binding enzyme yields the protein MVITRPMPSMPLGLWGDEGHERYRDAYFSTYPGAWRQGDWITITDRGSVIIHGRSDSTINRNGIRMGSADIYAAVETMPEVTEALVIGAEQEDGSYWMPLFVVLADDRELDEELTTRLRTAIREKASPRHVPDEIVQVRGVPHTKTGKKLEVPVKRILQGMDATKVANPETLDDPSLLGEFASIRSQRYPS from the coding sequence ATGGTCATCACCCGGCCGATGCCGTCGATGCCGCTCGGGCTGTGGGGCGACGAGGGGCACGAGCGCTACCGCGACGCGTACTTCTCCACCTACCCCGGGGCCTGGCGCCAGGGCGACTGGATCACCATCACCGACCGCGGCTCGGTGATCATCCACGGCCGCTCGGACAGCACGATCAACCGCAACGGCATCCGGATGGGCAGCGCCGACATCTACGCCGCCGTCGAGACCATGCCGGAGGTCACCGAGGCCCTGGTCATCGGCGCTGAGCAGGAGGACGGCTCCTACTGGATGCCGCTCTTCGTCGTCCTCGCCGACGACCGTGAGCTCGACGAGGAGCTGACCACCCGGCTGCGCACCGCGATCCGGGAGAAGGCCTCGCCGCGGCACGTGCCGGACGAGATCGTCCAGGTGCGCGGGGTGCCGCACACCAAGACCGGCAAGAAGCTCGAGGTCCCGGTCAAGCGGATCCTCCAGGGCATGGACGCGACGAAGGTGGCCAACCCGGAGACCCTCGACGACCCGAGCCTGCTCGGGGAGTTCGCCTCGATCCGGTCGCAGCGCTACCCGAGCTGA
- a CDS encoding IS110 family transposase produces the protein MEEPSADHGYAVFLGLDVGKGEHHATALDPDGRRVHDKPLPQDEHALGGLFEQLSEHGPVLVVVDQPASIGALPVTVARDVGVDVAYLPGLAMRRIADLHPGNAKTDARDAYVIAEAARSMPHALRRVDTGDEALADLEVIVGFDDDLAAEVTRVTNRIHGLLTQIHPALERAIGGKLHHKAILELLRRFGGPTGLRQAGKRRIAAAVRARAPRSHHAIVEAIMSALDEQSVTVPGTRATELVLPQLADQLTSLLAQREQAATQVEGMLDAHPLAAVLTSMPGIGVRTGARILLEVGDGSSFPTPGHLAAYAGLAPVTRRSGSSIRGEHPSRAGNKNLKRAMFLAAFAALSDPTSRAYYDRKRAQGKKHNAALICLARRRCDVIYAMLRDGTPYQPRPATAA, from the coding sequence ATGGAAGAGCCATCAGCAGATCATGGGTACGCGGTGTTCCTCGGGTTGGACGTGGGCAAGGGCGAGCACCACGCCACCGCTCTCGACCCTGACGGGCGACGGGTGCACGACAAGCCGTTGCCGCAGGACGAGCACGCCCTGGGGGGCCTGTTCGAGCAGCTGAGCGAGCACGGGCCCGTGCTCGTCGTGGTCGACCAGCCCGCCTCGATCGGCGCACTGCCGGTCACGGTCGCGCGCGATGTGGGCGTGGACGTGGCCTACCTTCCCGGGCTGGCCATGCGCAGGATCGCTGACCTGCACCCGGGCAACGCCAAGACCGATGCCCGCGACGCGTACGTGATCGCTGAAGCGGCACGGTCGATGCCGCACGCCCTGCGGCGGGTCGACACCGGCGACGAAGCCCTAGCCGACCTGGAAGTCATCGTCGGATTCGACGACGACCTGGCCGCCGAGGTCACCCGGGTGACCAACCGCATCCACGGGCTGCTCACCCAGATCCACCCCGCCCTCGAACGGGCTATCGGCGGCAAGTTGCACCACAAGGCGATCCTGGAACTGCTCCGCCGCTTCGGTGGACCGACCGGCCTACGTCAAGCAGGCAAACGCCGGATCGCTGCAGCGGTCCGGGCGCGGGCTCCACGCAGCCACCACGCGATCGTCGAAGCGATCATGTCCGCGCTGGACGAGCAGAGCGTGACCGTGCCCGGCACCCGGGCCACCGAGCTGGTCCTGCCCCAACTGGCCGACCAGCTGACCTCGCTGCTGGCTCAACGCGAGCAGGCCGCCACGCAGGTCGAGGGGATGCTCGATGCGCACCCTCTTGCCGCGGTCCTGACCTCGATGCCCGGCATCGGGGTCAGGACCGGAGCGCGGATCCTCCTCGAGGTCGGCGACGGGTCGAGCTTCCCCACGCCGGGCCACCTGGCCGCCTACGCCGGACTGGCTCCAGTCACCCGCAGATCAGGCTCCTCCATCCGCGGCGAGCACCCCTCCCGAGCCGGCAACAAGAACCTCAAACGCGCCATGTTCCTCGCCGCGTTCGCCGCACTGTCCGACCCGACCTCACGCGCCTACTACGACCGCAAAAGAGCCCAAGGCAAGAAGCACAACGCCGCGCTGATCTGCCTGGCCAGACGACGCTGCGACGTCATCTACGCCATGCTCCGCGACGGCACCCCCTACCAGCCCCGCCCCGCCACCGCCGCTTGA